The Candidozyma auris chromosome 1, complete sequence genome includes a region encoding these proteins:
- a CDS encoding arginine--tRNA ligase yields the protein MSSVNTITQSLASLGLKQTEKPVEASHPEYNVVDVMRNYITEEVHSITGIAKDIIFPALDQPNVMEKGDLLVPLPRLRLPKGTDFKAKAAEIAEKFNKGGYISEVKAEGQFLQFFFNPKTLFNLVVKDSLTRREDYGYLPLGVGKKIVIEFSSPNIAKPFHAGHLRSTIIGGFLSNLYEKAGWSVKRINYLGDWGKQFGLLAVGFEKYGNEEKLASDPINHLFEVYVKVNKDIADEGEIEGGTNDKARAYFKRMEDGDESALKIWRRFRELSIEKYIDTYARLNIQYDDYSGESQVPQESMKNVTKIFTERGLIHEDRGAKLIDLTRFNKKLGKCLVEKSDGTSLYLTRDVGEAIRRKEKYDFDKMIYVIASQQDLHTAQFFEILKQMGFDWAKNLEHINFGMVQGMSTRKGTVVFLDNILEETKDKMHEVMKRNESKYEQIEDPEKVADLVGISAVMIQDMQAKRINNYEFKWDRMLSFEGDTGPYLQYAHSRLSSMQRKANIPEEKLVNANFDLLTEPCAASLVRVLAQYPDAIKKALKTSEPSAIVTYLFNLTHIVSQCYDILWVAGQEEQLATARLALYASAKQVLFNGMKLLGLTPVERM from the coding sequence ATGTCTTCGGTAAACACTATCACACAGTCGTTGGCCTCGTTGGGGCTCAAACAGACCGAGAAACCCGTGGAAGCTTCCCACCCAGAGTACAATGTCGTGGATGTGATGAGAAACTACATCACTGAGGAAGTGCACTCCATCACTGGCATTGCTAAGGATATCATTTTCCCAGCCTTGGACCAGCCCAATGTCATGGAAAAGGGTGACTTGCTTGTTCCCTTGCCAAGATTGAGGCTTCCAAAGGGCACTGACTTCAAGGCCAAGGCCGCTGAGATTGCTGAAAAGTTCAACAAAGGTGGCTACATCTCTGAGGTCAAGGCTGAGGGCCAATTTTTGCAGTTTTTCTTTAACCCAAAGACGCTTTTCAACCTTGTGGTGAAGGACTCGTTGACCAGAAGAGAGGACTACGGCTACTTGCCTCTCGGCGTGGGTAAGAAGATTGTCATTGAGTTTTCATCTCCCAACATCGCCAAACCTTTCCATGCTGGCCACTTGAGATCGACTATCATCGGTGGATTTTTGTCCAACTTGTACGAGAAAGCTGGATGGAGCGTCAAGAGAATCAACTACTTGGGTGACTGGGGTAAGCAGTTTGGTCTTTTGGCTGTTGGTTTCGAAAAATACGGAAACGAGGAGAAATTGGCTTCAGATCCCATCAACCATTTGTTTGAGGTCTACGTTAAGGTCAATAAGGACATTGCTGATGAAGGCGAGATTGAGGGTGGCACCAACGACAAGGCCAGAGCTTACTTCAAGAGAATGGAGGACGGTGATGAGTCTGCTTTGAAGATCTGGAGAAGATTCAGAGAGTTGTCTATTGAGAAGTACATTGACACCTATGCTCGTCTCAACATTCAATACGATGACTACTCGGGTGAGTCTCAGGTTCCTCAGGAATCTATGAAGAATGTCACGAAGATCTTCACTGAGAGAGGGTTGATCCACGAGGACAGAGGTGCCAAACTCATTGACTTGACCAGattcaacaagaagttgggcAAGTGTCTAGTGGAAAAATCTGACGGTACATCCCTTTACTTGACCAGAGATGTGGGTGAGGCTATTAGACGTAAGGAGAAATACGACTTCGACAAGATGATTTACGTTATTGCATCCCAGCAAGACTTGCATACTGCTCAGTTCTTTGAAATCTTGAAACAGATGGGTTTCGACTGGGCCAAGAACTTAGAGCACATCAACTTCGGTATGGTGCAAGGAATGTCCACTAGAAAAGGTACTGTGGTGTTCTTGGACAACATTTTGGAAGAGACCAAGGACAAGATGCATGaggtgatgaagagaaacgAGAGCAAGTACGAGCAAATCGAGGACCCCGAGAAGGTTGCCGATTTGGTTGGTATCTCTGCCGTGATGATCCAGGATATGCAAGCTAAGAGAATCAACAACTATGAATTCAAGTGGGACAGaatgctttcttttgaaggtgaCACTGGTCCATACTTGCAATACGCCCACTCTCGTTTGAGCTCAATGCAAAGAAAGGCCAACATCCCCGAAGAGAAGTTGGTGAACGCCAACTTTGACTTGTTGACCGAGCCATGTGCAGCATCCTTGGTTAGGGTATTGGCTCAGTACCCtgatgccatcaagaaggcaTTGAAGACGAGCGAGCCTTCCGCCATTGTCACCTATTTGTTCAACCTCACGCATATTGTGTCTCAGTGTTACGACATTTTGTGGGTCGCtggccaagaagagcagTTGGCCACTGCCAGATTGGCGTTGTACGCTTCTGCCAAGCAGGTTTTGTTTAACGGTATGAAGTTGTTGGGGTTGACTCCAGTGGAGAGAATGTAA